The genomic segment TTGAATATCCAAGCCTTCACTTTTAAGCTCATCAACTGCTCTTATTAAAAAGTTTGAACCTTTTATTTCTTTATGATTTGGGGCATGAAATATTACAAGAGGATCTCCAACATCCCGAATTTTTTTCACATTAATAGGGCTCCATTTTTCCATATCAATAGAAAAATGATTTAGCATTAATTCATCCCATCCCGGCATATAATCCACCCACTCTAAACCACCTATAATAAAGTCAGCATTTTTAAACCAACGCTTTACTGTTTTATCCACCTGGGACCAATATCTTCTTGTTTGTGGGTAGTCCATGGCAAGTGCATGACGAAAGCATAGTTCAGGTGAACGTGTCATGACCTGAATATCACTTCCAAAAGGCAGTATAACAGTGCGTACATTTGATGCCCTTAAATAATGCGGTTCTAAAGCACTCAAGAAAGGTAAGTTGCGAAGCGGCCCACCCTCAAATGTCATATAAAGACAACGATATTTGAAAATACAACGAATAAATAATAAAATATCCTTTATAACAACAGGTAACTGAGAGTTTTCATGAAAAACACAATCAAATTCGCGAGTTATAAACGTACCATTGTCACAAAATGTCTCTGCTGAATAATTATAAAGTTCCAAAGATTTCTTATGATATATATTACTAATTATACCTTTAGGACCAAGTCCAACGTCAAATCGCTTATCAAACCGTTTTGATAGTCTGCATAAAACTTCTATAATTGGTATCGAAAGAAAGCACAGTAAATATGTTAAGAAGATACTGAATATATCAATTATTTTTTTTAACATTATCATATATCTCAATTATTGACTTTGTCACTTTTTCTATATCGTGCATATTCATAATAGATTTTCTTGATATTATTTTTTTATTCTTAATAATTTCCGGTTTTTCGATTATATCAAATATAGTTTCACTTAATTTTTCCAGACTTGTTAAGATAAGTCCAGACTCCCTCATTTCCTCTGTAACAAACTCTTCCCTAACGTAAGTTATGGCCGGAACATGAGCCATTAGAGACTCTATTTGTGCATTCGCATAGTGCCCCATTTTCATCTTACCTATAGATACATCTGCTGTTTTATATGCAAGCAGGATCTCTTTAAAGGTCTTACCCCGTAAATGTATAAAATCGATTTGATAACCCTTATTTCTTATATCATTGATTATTGACTCAATAATATCAGTCCCTTCAATACCGGGATGGTTTGTCACATGAACAATCTGCAATGGCCTTTCGATACCAGGCCGACCAACTTTATGTATTGTATGCCCATTTAGAGCATCAAAAAATGTTAGATCTGGTAAAGCAAATGGAACATACACAGCATTAGCCATAAAATCCCTCATATCCGGTGTCGTCACGATATGAGTATCACCATACCGCATTGCCTGCTTTTTAACTGTCTTATGCTGTTTTGTTTCACATATTCGATCATAATCACAGTTCTGACAAATATTAAAATCAGGATGTAGGCGGGTATTCACTTCATACTCACGAATATCACAACCTCTCCAATGGATCACAACTGTGCGGTTCATTTTTTCTTTAAAGACCCTTAAAGCCCAACCTTGATAAGAAAATTGAGACGCATTGTGTAAATGGAGAACATCATAATTAGCTATAACTGACCAAAAAAGATAAGCTTCAGAACGAGCTCTCAGAACTGGATGAAATGGTGGGACATAATGATAATCAGCCTGATCCCAAACCACAGACTTACCAATAGCAAGAAAACCTACATCAACCCCACATGATTTTAGGTTTTTTGATAAATGGTATATAACATGTAAAGGGTTTCCGATATGAAGAACAAATCCAGACAAGGAAATTCTAGGCTTTACAAGCTTATAATAATTAAAAAATAGAAATAAAAATAAATTGAATATAGGGTCGTATAATTTAAAAAATATATAATTATAAAAATCTACAATATATTTCTTTAGTTTCATCAGACCTGCTCATCAACAATATTCTTAATCTCATACACTTGGTATCTGCCATTATCAAAACTTGGTTTAATTCGTTTTAAAACACTCTCTAATTCCGGACTATTCCCATCACAACTTGAATCAAAAACTAAAAGTTCTGCACCATATGAATTATATGAGCGTACAGTAGCCTTCAAAGATACAAAAGGAAGAACTGTTTCATTTTCTTTCTGCCACTCAGCCCACCAATTGAACTGTGCACCGCCAAATTTCGGTGCATGTACCAACCACCAAACTGCCTTATGCTGTGCTTCATACAATAAAGGATATACTAACCTTCCAGGTAAACAAAGGATTGTTGACTCTGAAAGCCTTTGCATATGGCCTAATAGTTCTTGATAGGCTTCATCTGATTTCACGTAATTTATATAAATATTTGAAATTTTAATATATGAAATGACAGAATATAATATAGTTACTGCAAAAACTAAATAAGCCAGTAATATATCATAAGAAAAAATTGTAATAATAAATGGAAAAATACAATAATCAAAGTACCTGTAACTTTCACCTATGAATTTTAGCCTATCAGATATTACAATAAAGGCTACCAATATACCGCTAAAAGCCCAAAGCAAAAATTTTTGATGCCATTGGTCTATAACAATTATTTGAAATCCAAATAAAAGAATGAAGAAAACCAATATCCAAGGGAAGTTCATTAATATTCTATGGGCTGGGTGCTTTTTTAACGTATGTATTGCACTTCTTATTTGCCCCTTAATAAGTAACTTAGCGGAATCTATAAAAATAGAAGATGAAAAAGCCGTATTGGATGTCCAGCTTTGACTATAACAATAATGCCTTGAGTGATTAATATGCCCCTTAATTAAAAGCCACGCATAACCACCTGTACAAATAATAGATAATAATATACCCAAAAACGTTAATAATATGGGCCAATAACTCATAGATAAAAGAGACAATAATGAAGAGATAAATACTACAGCTTGAGTTGAAAATTTACTCGTTATAATAACAAGTGCCGTCATAGTTACAGCTATACAAGCCCACCACTCAAAGCCTGCACCACTTGACAGAACAACCACTTGTGCAAAAAGCGCAATATTTCCAAAAAGCATACCAAGAACCCGAGGGCTAATTAAACAAGCATGCCATGGCTCTGAATAAAGCAAAGGCGTGAAAATAAATGCTACACTTCCTATAGCAGCAGCCGTACTCATGTCCTCACTGGGTAATATTGCAACCTCTTGTAAAACCATGGACAAGCCAAAATAAAACACCACTGCATGAATGCCCTCTAATAAAGGACTAATTAAGAATTCATATCGCTCCAATAACCGAGTAGGCAAAAAAGAACACAGCCAATGATAGAACGCAGGATAATTAAAATCACCACCGACGAGAAACTGCGGGGCCTGTCGTGGGATCGCATTATTATTCTCCCGTATTAGCTTTATCATAACCAAATGGACTAATACATCACCCGGATAACCTCTCATTGGAAAATCTAATTTTAAAAAACCGGGTTGGATTTTATACCTTAAGTACAATCTTGATAGAAAAGCTATAATAAAGAGAGAAAATGAAAAGATAATATCAATCATAATAATTTGCATTAATGCCAAACCTGTTGATATGCATTATCAATGGCATTTACATATTTACTATTTGGTTCTGCTTTTAAACCATGCAGCCGTACCAATTCAGAAACCCATGCAACATCATCTTGTTCACATTTAATTTCCATCACAACGTTTTTGCTTAAATCTTTTTTAAAATTATGCGTTAATCCAAAAAGTGAGCTTGAGGAAGCATAACGGACATCATGATCAAACGATATGCGGACACCATCTCCAAACCTTGAGAACCAAGCCTCCCTATCGTAATCCACAAGAACAACTGGTCTTAACTGTTCAGCTCTTACAATACGCTCAAAATCACGCAACATTTCATTAGACTTTTCAGGCCAAGAGCCTGTCTTAACAAACACTTGGTAATCATCTAATGGAATTGTTGTTTTAATTTTATTAATCAACCTTCCGATTCTCA from the Candidatus Terasakiella magnetica genome contains:
- a CDS encoding polyphosphate polymerase domain-containing protein; this translates as MDSLLRFESKYLISQVDYYRIRADIRTLCTLDKHSKGMENNRYFVRSLYYDSYDLNAYVQKVTGENIRNKLRIRTYSSIENECEFLKIEQKMRIGRLINKIKTTIPLDDYQVFVKTGSWPEKSNEMLRDFERIVRAEQLRPVVLVDYDREAWFSRFGDGVRISFDHDVRYASSSSLFGLTHNFKKDLSKNVVMEIKCEQDDVAWVSELVRLHGLKAEPNSKYVNAIDNAYQQVWH